The genomic window GGGGCGTCACCTTCCAGATGTGCGGGGCGCACACGTCCCACCGCCGCAGGATCTGCTCGGCCCGGCGGCTGCCCGTCAGCCGGGCGTGTTCGGCCAGCAGCCTGAGGACCAGCGCCTCGTCGTCGGGATCTTCCAGGCGCGCCCAGGTCACGTGCTCGGGGTTGCAGCGCGCGGGCAGGACGCCCGCCTCGTCCAGCACGTAGGCGACCCCGCCGGTCATCCCCGCGGCGAAGTTGCGTCCGACCTCGCCCAGGACCACGACGATTCCGCCGGTCATGTACTCGCAGCCGTGGTCTCCCACCCCTTCCACCACGACCACCGCCCCGCTGTTGCGCACGGCACAGCGCTCGCCCGCCCGGCCGGCGGCGAACAGCCGTCCCCCGGTGGCACCGTAGAGGACGGTGTTCCCCATGATGACGCTGTGCTCGGAGGGGAGGGGGAATCCCGCCGGCGGGCGGATGATGATCTCCCCGCCGGCCATCCCCTTGCCCACGTAGTCGTTGGCTTCCCCCTCCAGGATCAGGGTGACCCCCGGCACCAGGAACGCGCCGAAGCTCTGGCCGGCGCTGCCCCGAAACCGCAGGGTGATCGTCCCCGCTGCCACGCCGTCGTCCCCGTACCGCTCCGCCAGCGCGCCAGCCAGCCGGGCGCCCACCGCGCGGTCGGCGGTGGTGATGGGATAGGTGAGGTCCACCGTCCGGCCCTGTTCCAGGGCGGTGCTGATGTCAGCCAGGATCTGGCGGTCCAGCCGGCTGTCGGGCCGGGGGACGGTCATCGCCACGGCACGGCGTGGTCGGTCGCCGGCGGGATCGGGATCGGTCAGGAGGAACCTCAGGTCCACCGTCCGGGCCCGCGGGTGGTCCACCGGGCGGGGGCGCAGCAGGTCCACCCGCCCGATCACCTCCTCCAGGGATCGGACACCCAGACGGGCCAGCCACCGGCGCACGTCCTCGGCGACGCCCCGCAGGTAGGCGACCACCATCTCGGGGGTCCCCGAAAAGCGGCGGCGCAGGTCCTCCCGCTGGGTGGCGATGCCGACCGGGCACGTGTTGAGATGGCACTGGCGCGCCATCACGCACCCCAGGGCCACCACCGCCGCCGTCCCGAAGCCGAACTCGTCGGCTCCCAGGCACGCGGCGACCACGACATCCCGCCCGACCTTCAACCCGCCGTCCACCCGCAGCCGCACCCGCGCCCGCAGGTCGTTGCGGACCAGGACCTGCTGCACCTCCGCCAGCCCCAGTTCCCAGGGCACGCCGGCGTTCTTGATGGAGTCCAGGGGCGAGGCCCCGGTGCCGCCGTCGTGGCCGCTGATCTGGATGGTGTCGGCGCCGGCCTTGGCGACGCCCGCGGCGATGGCCCCCACCCCCGCTGACGCCACCAGTTTCACCGCCACCCGGGCGCGGGGGTGGACGGCCCGCAGGTCGTAGATGAGCTGGGCGAGGTCCTCGATGCTGTAGATGTCGTGGTGGGGGGGTGGCGAAATCAGGGTGATGCCCGGCTGGGCCCGGCGGATGCGGGCAATCTCCGCGGACACCTTGTGGCCGGGCAGCTGGCCGCCCTCGCCGGGCTTGCTGCCCTGGGCCATCTTGATCTCCAGTTCGTCGGCCGACAGGATGTAGGCCGGCGTCACCCCGAAGCGCGCCGAGGCGATCTGCTTGATGCGGCTGTTCGCCTCGGTGCCGTAGCGTCGGGGATCCTCCCCGCCTTCCCCGCAGTTGTTGCGGGCTCCCACGCGGTTGGCGGCGATGGCCAGAGCTTCGTGGGCCTCCCGGCTCAGGGCCCCGAAGGACATGGCCGAGATGACGAAGCGGCGCAGGATGGCCTCGGCCGGCTCCACCTCCTCCAGGGGGATGGGAGACCGGGGGACCGGCTCCAGCAAATCGCGCAGCGCCGTGGGCGGACGGGAGGTCACTAGGCCGTCCAGGGCGGCGCGGGCGGCGTCGGTGCCTTCGCGGGCGGCCCGGTGGGCGGCCTTCACCACGTAGGGGTTGAAGGCGTGGTACTCGCCACCCCGCCGGAAGCGGACCAGGCCCGGGTCCGGCAGCGGCCCCGCGGGGTCGGCCCACGCCGCCCGGTGGCGCTCCAGGACGTCGGCGGCGATCTCCTCCAGCCCGATCCCTTGTAGGCGCGAGGGCGTCCCGCTGAAGTAGGTCTCCACCACGCCCCGGCACAGGCCCACGGCCTCGAAGACTTGCGCGCCGCAGTAGCCGCTGACGGTGCTGATCCCCATCTTGGACATCACCTTCAGCAGCCCGGCCTCCAGGGCCGCGCGGTAGGCCGCCCACCGCTCGGCCACCGGGCCCGGCAGCTCGGGGTCGGCCGCCAGCGTCTGCAGGGCGAGGATCGGGCACACGGCGCTGGCGCCGTAGCCCACCAGACACGCCAGGTGGTGGACCTCCCGCGCCTCGGCGGTCTCGACCAGGATGGCGGTCTGCATCCGCAGCCCCCTCCGGATCAGCCCGTGGTGCACGGCGCCCACCGCCAGCAGCATCGGGATCGGCGCCCATCCGGCAGCGATGTCTCCATCCCGCAGCAAGACCAGCTCGCCGGCCGCCGCAGCCTGGGCGGCGGCGTCGTCCAGTTCCGCCAGCGCGTCCCGCAGTCCCTGGACCCCCCGATCGGCGGGAAAGCGCGCCAGCAGCGGCCGCACCCGGTAGGGGCCGTGCTCGCAGATCCACCGCAGCTCGTCGGGCAGGAGCACGGGCGAGGGCAGGCGCAGGAGGCGCGCGTGTTCGGGCGTCTCCTCCAGCAGCGACGGCCGCGGGCCCACCAGGACCGCCAGGGACATGACGGCCCGCTCCCGCAGGGGGTCGATCGGCGGGTTGGTCACCTGGGCGAAGCGCTGCTTGAAGTAGTGATAGAGCAGGCGCGGCCGCTGCGCCAGGACCGCCGGCGGCGTGTCGTCGCCCATGGAGAAGACCGGGTCCTTCCGCTCGCGGACCATCGGGCGCAGGATACGCTCCACCTCTTCGGCGGTGTACCCGAAGGCGCGCTGGCGGACGGGCAGCGGCACCCCGTCGGTTCCCGGCACCTCCGCACGCCCCGCCGGCCGCGCGGGCAGGCTGACCAGGTGGCGGCGTACCCACTCGCCATACGGCTGACGGCGCGCCAGCCCGGCCTTGACGTCGGGATCGCGCGTCACCTGAGCGCGGGCGGTGTCGACCACCAGCATCTGCCCCGGACCCAGGCGCCCTTTCTCCGCCACTTCCTCGGGAGGGATGTCCAGGACGCCGGCCTCGGATGCCAGGATCACCCGGCCGTCGCGCGTCACCAGGTATCGGGCCGGGCGCAGGCCGTTGCGGTCCAGGGCGCCCCCCACCACCGTCCCGTCGGAAAATGCCAGGGCGGCCGGGCCATCCCAGGGTTCGGTGAGACAGGCGTGGTACGCATAGAACGCCCGCACGGCCGGATCCACGCCGGGCGCGTCTTCCCAGGCCTGGGGGACCAACATCGCCAGGACGTGGGGCAGGCGGCGGCCGGACAGCGCCAGCAGTTCGGCGACATTGTCCAGCATCGCGCTGTCGCTCCCCCCCTCCTGCACCACCGGGCGCAGGTCGTCGAGGACCTCGTCCCACAGGGCCGAGCGCAGAGAGGCCTCCCGGGCGCGCATCCACAGCACGTTGCCCGTCAGCGTGTTGATCTCGCCGTTATGGGCCAGCAGCCGGAACGGCTGGGCCAGGCGCCAGCTGGGAAAGGTGTTGGTGCTGTAGCGCTGGTGGAAGACGGCCAGGGCCGTGGCGTAGGCGGGATCGGTCAGGTCCGGGTAGAAGCGGGGCAGCGCCGGCGAGGACAGCAGGGCCTTGTACACCATGGTCCGGCCCGACAGGGAGGCGATGTACAGGTCGAGGCCGGCCTGCTGCGCGCACCGCTCGATCCGCCGCCGGCACAGGTACAGGACGCGTTCGAAAGCGTCCGGGTCCAGGCCCGCCGGCCGCGCCACCACCACCTGGGCGATCTCCGGCCGCGTGCCGCGGGCGTGGTCCCCCAGCGCGTCCGGGTCTGTGGGGACTGCACGCCAGCCGACGACGGGCAGGCCGCCGGCGGCCAGGGTCTGTTCCACCAGCGCGCGTGCCCGGCCGAGGTCGCGCCGGGGCAGGAAGACCATCCCGGCGGCCACGCGGTCCGGGGGCAGGCTGAAGGCCAGGTCCCGGCGCAGCAGTTCGTAGGGCAGCTGGGTCAGGACCCCGGCGCCGTCCCCGGTGCGCCCGTCGGCGCTCACCGCCCCCCGGTGGCGAAGGTGGGCGACGGCGGCCAGGGCCTGGGCGAGGATGGCGTGGCTGCGGCGGCCGGCCACGTCGGCGACAAACCCCACCCCGCAGGCGTCTCGCTCGATGTCGATGCCGTCGTCCACCGCGGCCTCCCGCCCAGGACATCGAAGCCCGAGGGGACGATCCCCCGCCGGAAGGCACGCCTTCCGGACCGAGGAACCTCCCCCTCGGGCTTCTCTCCCGACGGTGTAGCCGGGCGGATCGCCGGCCTGCGCCGCTAGAACCAGGCCCGCGCCCGATAGGCGCGGCGGAACCCTAGGCGCACTTCCTCAGCGGCCTCACCCCACCGCCCGCAGGCGGCAGAGTTGCCTTCTCAATTAGCAGAAACCGCCGGCCCTGTCAAGGACTGTCGAGGGCTACGAGCGTGGCGCAGGCTGGCGGACGCCGGCAGGATTGGTACGCCCCTCCGGCGAGGTCCCCGCAGTCTCCGCAAGCGGACGGCTGCGCAGGCACTCCACGCACAGCCACTTGGTCCCCCGGCCGAACCACTGGCATTTGACCAGGACCGTCTGGGTGTCGGGCAGGCCGCACACGTGGCACTTGCTCACCGGGCGCCCTCCCGGACCTGCGGATCGGATTGTCGTCCCGGCACCGACGTCCTCGAGGTGGGGAAGTGCCCTCCTTGTAGCACAGGCGTCGCGGGACTGTCAACGGTCAGAACGCCCGGCGGAGGCCCCGCGCCGTCCCCTCCGCCGCGGACCAGCCGTCAGCCGCCCCAGCAGGTACGCCCGCAGCGCCACGGCGTTGTTGTGCTCGGTGTCCCGGGCCGAGAACAGCAGGGTAATCGGGCCTTCCCGCGCCGCCGACGCCAGGGGCGCCCAGGCCTCGGGGCGGGCGTCGAGCTCGGCGTGGTAGCGGCGGACGAACTCGTCCCACCGGCGAGGGTCGTGGCCGAACCAGCGCCGCAGAGCGTCGCTGGGTGCGACATCCTTCAGCCACCCGTCGATTCGCAGCGCGGCGGCGCTGAGGCCCCGCGGCCACAGGCGGTCCACCAGAAACCGCTTCCCGTCGGCCAAAGACGGGGGGTCGTAGACGCGCTTGAGGCCGATCACCGGAGCCACGACACCCTACCTGCCGGCAGCACCCGGCGGGGCTGCCAGGCGGTACTCCGAGTAGGGGTCGCCCAGCCGCATGCACCGGGTCCTCTCCAGGCACGTGCCGAACAGCGCCTCCAGCCACCGGTGCACCATGGCGCACACCTCCGCATCCTGCACGGCCAGCCGCATCAGGGGGCAGTTGTGCTCCCTCAGCACGTACTCCCCGTTGCGCCGCTGCATCTGCGGCAGAAATCCCCGCTCGGCCAACACCTGCAGGGCGCGCTCCACGCGCTGGACCCCGGTCGCCCCTTCCACCCGAGGCAGGTCGCGGGCGATCCACCGGTCTCCGATCCGGCGCAGCGCCTCCGTCAGTCCGTCGGGC from Armatimonadota bacterium includes these protein-coding regions:
- the gltB gene encoding glutamate synthase large subunit; its protein translation is MDDGIDIERDACGVGFVADVAGRRSHAILAQALAAVAHLRHRGAVSADGRTGDGAGVLTQLPYELLRRDLAFSLPPDRVAAGMVFLPRRDLGRARALVEQTLAAGGLPVVGWRAVPTDPDALGDHARGTRPEIAQVVVARPAGLDPDAFERVLYLCRRRIERCAQQAGLDLYIASLSGRTMVYKALLSSPALPRFYPDLTDPAYATALAVFHQRYSTNTFPSWRLAQPFRLLAHNGEINTLTGNVLWMRAREASLRSALWDEVLDDLRPVVQEGGSDSAMLDNVAELLALSGRRLPHVLAMLVPQAWEDAPGVDPAVRAFYAYHACLTEPWDGPAALAFSDGTVVGGALDRNGLRPARYLVTRDGRVILASEAGVLDIPPEEVAEKGRLGPGQMLVVDTARAQVTRDPDVKAGLARRQPYGEWVRRHLVSLPARPAGRAEVPGTDGVPLPVRQRAFGYTAEEVERILRPMVRERKDPVFSMGDDTPPAVLAQRPRLLYHYFKQRFAQVTNPPIDPLRERAVMSLAVLVGPRPSLLEETPEHARLLRLPSPVLLPDELRWICEHGPYRVRPLLARFPADRGVQGLRDALAELDDAAAQAAAAGELVLLRDGDIAAGWAPIPMLLAVGAVHHGLIRRGLRMQTAILVETAEAREVHHLACLVGYGASAVCPILALQTLAADPELPGPVAERWAAYRAALEAGLLKVMSKMGISTVSGYCGAQVFEAVGLCRGVVETYFSGTPSRLQGIGLEEIAADVLERHRAAWADPAGPLPDPGLVRFRRGGEYHAFNPYVVKAAHRAAREGTDAARAALDGLVTSRPPTALRDLLEPVPRSPIPLEEVEPAEAILRRFVISAMSFGALSREAHEALAIAANRVGARNNCGEGGEDPRRYGTEANSRIKQIASARFGVTPAYILSADELEIKMAQGSKPGEGGQLPGHKVSAEIARIRRAQPGITLISPPPHHDIYSIEDLAQLIYDLRAVHPRARVAVKLVASAGVGAIAAGVAKAGADTIQISGHDGGTGASPLDSIKNAGVPWELGLAEVQQVLVRNDLRARVRLRVDGGLKVGRDVVVAACLGADEFGFGTAAVVALGCVMARQCHLNTCPVGIATQREDLRRRFSGTPEMVVAYLRGVAEDVRRWLARLGVRSLEEVIGRVDLLRPRPVDHPRARTVDLRFLLTDPDPAGDRPRRAVAMTVPRPDSRLDRQILADISTALEQGRTVDLTYPITTADRAVGARLAGALAERYGDDGVAAGTITLRFRGSAGQSFGAFLVPGVTLILEGEANDYVGKGMAGGEIIIRPPAGFPLPSEHSVIMGNTVLYGATGGRLFAAGRAGERCAVRNSGAVVVVEGVGDHGCEYMTGGIVVVLGEVGRNFAAGMTGGVAYVLDEAGVLPARCNPEHVTWARLEDPDDEALVLRLLAEHARLTGSRRAEQILRRWDVCAPHIWKVTP
- a CDS encoding DUF488 domain-containing protein gives rise to the protein MIGLKRVYDPPSLADGKRFLVDRLWPRGLSAAALRIDGWLKDVAPSDALRRWFGHDPRRWDEFVRRYHAELDARPEAWAPLASAAREGPITLLFSARDTEHNNAVALRAYLLGRLTAGPRRRGRRGASAGRSDR
- a CDS encoding ArsR family transcriptional regulator, with protein sequence MHQTRRRIVELLRVHGGLTVGDLARHLDLTRTAVVSHLAALQAEGYVTRAGLQPGRRRPRVVYTLTPAADGLFTKSYEEFAAALLGELRSVAPDGLTEALRRIGDRWIARDLPRVEGATGVQRVERALQVLAERGFLPQMQRRNGEYVLREHNCPLMRLAVQDAEVCAMVHRWLEALFGTCLERTRCMRLGDPYSEYRLAAPPGAAGR